A section of the Paenibacillus odorifer genome encodes:
- a CDS encoding carboxylesterase/lipase family protein, producing the protein MGAPIAVTSYGKLQGIQEGDVNIWRGVPFAAPPVGELRFRAPQPPEAWDGVRDASEFGPVSHQPADTRGTRFGGKTPLHSEDCLYLNIWAPAVHDEPLPVMFWIHGGTFVTGAGSQPQFDGTSFAERGKVILVTINYRLGPFGFMNLSPFGHGLASNQGLLDQIAALEWVKLNIAAFGGDPQRVTVFGESAGSMSIAALLAMPAAKGLFAGAIMQSGAAQTLPSEQGKYIAAALLAELGIAPDGDASLLQTFSSEQIIDAAARMTKKLTGGSIGMLFQPVIDGDTLPVEPAQAVAEGSAQGIPLLIGTNRDEGNLFFREESPEADFDDSLKALEQMMGTGSLKEIANHYSSSWEGQAEILTDLYFWGTSVSLAENQLKYAPVWMYRFDGTIPGHPLLNKAVHSAEIVYAFNNLSHLTHLRAEINPTMQKLAEVMHDAWIAFAHQGNPATAERLWPKYNLEERATLIFDEDTHVAYDPESEKRKRIVTMLA; encoded by the coding sequence ATGGGAGCACCAATAGCAGTAACCTCTTATGGTAAGCTTCAAGGAATACAGGAGGGCGATGTGAACATTTGGCGTGGGGTCCCTTTTGCAGCTCCACCTGTTGGAGAACTTCGGTTTCGTGCACCACAGCCACCAGAAGCCTGGGATGGGGTTAGAGATGCTTCTGAATTTGGTCCAGTTAGTCATCAGCCAGCGGATACGAGAGGTACTCGGTTCGGTGGCAAGACGCCGCTTCATTCCGAGGATTGTCTGTATTTAAATATTTGGGCGCCAGCAGTTCATGATGAGCCCCTGCCGGTTATGTTCTGGATTCACGGGGGGACGTTTGTGACCGGGGCTGGAAGTCAGCCGCAGTTTGACGGCACAAGCTTCGCTGAACGCGGCAAAGTAATCTTAGTGACCATTAACTATCGGCTGGGTCCATTTGGATTCATGAATTTGTCTCCATTTGGCCATGGGCTTGCTTCTAATCAAGGTTTATTGGATCAAATCGCCGCACTGGAATGGGTAAAGCTGAATATTGCTGCTTTTGGTGGGGACCCGCAGCGGGTAACTGTATTCGGGGAGTCAGCAGGGAGTATGAGTATCGCAGCCCTTTTGGCCATGCCAGCAGCGAAGGGGTTGTTCGCTGGTGCGATTATGCAAAGCGGGGCTGCTCAGACGCTGCCTTCCGAGCAGGGGAAGTACATTGCAGCTGCACTACTAGCTGAATTAGGGATTGCTCCAGATGGAGATGCCAGTCTTCTGCAAACATTTTCTTCTGAACAAATTATCGATGCAGCCGCAAGAATGACTAAAAAATTAACAGGTGGCTCAATAGGTATGTTATTTCAGCCTGTCATTGATGGGGATACACTTCCTGTAGAACCTGCACAGGCTGTGGCAGAAGGATCGGCACAGGGTATTCCGCTATTGATCGGAACCAATCGTGATGAGGGCAACTTGTTCTTCAGAGAAGAATCGCCTGAGGCAGACTTTGACGATTCACTCAAGGCGCTGGAGCAGATGATGGGTACTGGGAGTCTGAAGGAGATTGCGAACCATTATTCATCCTCATGGGAGGGACAAGCCGAAATTCTAACGGATCTTTACTTCTGGGGAACCTCGGTGTCCCTGGCAGAGAACCAACTGAAATATGCACCTGTCTGGATGTACCGTTTTGACGGCACGATCCCAGGTCATCCATTGTTAAATAAAGCTGTGCATAGTGCAGAAATCGTCTATGCCTTTAATAATCTATCTCATCTAACCCATCTTAGGGCAGAAATTAATCCAACGATGCAGAAGTTGGCTGAAGTTATGCATGATGCTTGGATTGCTTTCGCTCATCAAGGAAATCCGGCTACAGCAGAGAGGTTATGGCCGAAATACAATCTGGAGGAACGGGCTACCTTGATCTTTGATGAAGATACGCATGTAGCTTATGATCCTGAGTCAGAGAAACGCAAAAGAATTGTCACTATGCTGGCTTAA
- a CDS encoding N-acetylmuramoyl-L-alanine amidase family protein: protein MKKFGFLALLLLLLVLVHPGTGYAGSTETHINLDGNDLKISKEAQVQIVNGSVMVPLRVVAEQLGYTVKWDNVAKTAIIEQKGTTLKLIVDNTMAEASGKQVKLDNPPFLSGSTTLVPLRFVGEQTGTTVGWDNVTKTVYLTSPVPEVGGSDPEVTVPEPTPTAPSENGSTGNTATEGNSSVAAVTNLSFINNQLVIAVNGSIKPTVFTMTDKDRIVVDLPNTGFGTDFHQNLSVGKNQSGQLTVTDYPNVSAVRYSLFSSSPSTIRIVIDLNSANSYSLINANDGLIIVDLNGTSVTLPETTLPEVPVTTPPPSTGNTDKKIIVIDAGHGGKDPGSSSVNKLKEKDFTLPTALKIAELLKKEPNIEVILTRSGDTYPTLQDRSNLANNVKADLFISVHANSIPAGSKSNPSGTETYYTRNDSLLFAQTVHKYLAVATGLQDRGVRQANYHVTRETKMPAILLECGYLSNTKDEALLFTPDIQNKIAEAVVLGIKEYLGR, encoded by the coding sequence ATGAAAAAGTTTGGTTTTTTGGCGTTACTGCTGCTTTTGTTGGTGCTGGTTCATCCAGGAACTGGTTATGCCGGCTCTACGGAAACACACATCAACCTAGACGGCAACGATCTTAAGATTTCCAAAGAAGCACAGGTACAAATTGTAAATGGCAGTGTAATGGTTCCTCTTCGCGTTGTTGCGGAACAGCTTGGTTATACCGTGAAATGGGATAATGTGGCCAAGACAGCGATCATTGAGCAAAAGGGAACTACTTTAAAACTGATCGTGGATAATACGATGGCAGAAGCTTCAGGGAAACAAGTCAAACTGGACAACCCTCCGTTTCTCAGTGGCAGCACAACCCTTGTTCCTTTAAGATTTGTTGGGGAACAGACAGGAACTACTGTCGGTTGGGACAATGTAACCAAAACCGTATATTTAACCTCTCCAGTGCCTGAGGTTGGGGGAAGCGATCCGGAAGTTACGGTTCCAGAACCCACTCCAACAGCACCTTCGGAGAACGGATCAACCGGGAATACAGCAACTGAAGGGAATAGCTCAGTGGCTGCAGTCACCAATCTTAGCTTCATCAATAACCAGTTGGTTATTGCAGTGAACGGCAGTATAAAACCTACCGTGTTCACTATGACAGACAAAGACCGAATTGTCGTGGATTTACCGAATACTGGCTTTGGAACCGACTTCCATCAGAATCTTTCCGTAGGAAAGAACCAAAGCGGACAGTTAACGGTTACCGACTATCCTAATGTCTCTGCCGTTCGCTATTCATTGTTCAGCAGTTCCCCATCGACCATTCGGATCGTCATTGATCTAAACAGCGCTAATAGCTACAGTCTGATCAATGCTAATGATGGACTTATTATTGTGGATCTTAATGGGACTAGCGTTACGCTTCCTGAAACCACCTTACCAGAAGTACCGGTTACAACTCCTCCACCTTCTACCGGCAACACAGACAAGAAGATAATCGTCATTGATGCAGGACATGGAGGGAAAGATCCAGGGAGTTCAAGTGTTAACAAGCTTAAAGAGAAAGATTTCACCTTGCCGACAGCACTGAAAATTGCAGAATTACTAAAGAAAGAACCAAATATCGAGGTTATACTCACGCGCAGTGGCGATACATACCCAACTCTACAGGACAGATCTAACCTCGCCAACAATGTAAAAGCCGATCTATTTATCTCTGTTCATGCCAATAGTATTCCGGCGGGCAGTAAAAGTAATCCTAGTGGCACAGAGACCTATTACACACGTAACGATAGCTTATTATTCGCTCAAACCGTTCACAAATACCTCGCAGTTGCTACAGGACTGCAGGACCGAGGGGTTCGTCAAGCTAACTATCATGTAACAAGAGAAACCAAAATGCCTGCAATATTATTAGAATGTGGTTACTTAAGCAATACCAAGGATGAAGCATTACTCTTTACCCCGGACATCCAGAATAAAATAGCCGAAGCAGTAGTTTTAGGAATCAAAGAATATTTAGGTCGTTAA
- a CDS encoding VOC family protein, whose translation MQVEGFNHVTVNVSNLANSLNFYTGVLGLQLVHRGKTDAYLEWGSAWICLLEKPDYMAIADKVVGVDHIAFSIAEEHFEEAVQVLQTQNVPIIRGPIKRGIGWTVNFLDPDGIQLELHTSNLRERMSVWNTTTE comes from the coding sequence ATGCAGGTAGAAGGCTTTAACCATGTGACCGTAAATGTCAGTAATTTAGCGAATTCCCTGAATTTCTACACAGGAGTTCTGGGCCTTCAGCTAGTTCATAGAGGTAAAACTGATGCTTATCTGGAATGGGGAAGTGCCTGGATATGTCTTCTTGAAAAGCCTGATTATATGGCGATTGCAGATAAAGTAGTTGGGGTAGACCATATCGCTTTTAGTATTGCAGAGGAACATTTTGAGGAAGCCGTCCAAGTATTGCAAACCCAGAATGTGCCCATAATTAGAGGGCCAATCAAACGGGGAATAGGCTGGACGGTCAATTTTCTAGATCCGGATGGTATACAGCTAGAGCTACATACCTCGAATCTGCGGGAACGAATGAGTGTTTGGAACACAACTACCGAATAA